From a region of the Methanoculleus receptaculi genome:
- a CDS encoding putative manganese-dependent inorganic diphosphatase, whose protein sequence is MGQNKIYIIGHKQPDTDSICSVIGYAELLNHTEPGKYIPARCGEVGPEARFALETFNVEPPVYIASVEPTVSDIPLDTRCARQDLPAIDVAAMMDTYDMRNMPITDDIGRLVGLVSEYGLARAYVRKNPKEQLSLIPMPLETIARILDARVVVQAREMLGEGRVYTVIDALHVTLSRMTPDDIAIVGDNEPAQLALISAGVAALIIAEGAPVGERVIEAARSRGTSVFATTLDAFSVGKMISLSLPARMIMETDVPTVRLEDSLDYAKDVVSNSKFRTACVVGEDGEHIGLVSRTTLMQDVQKSVILLDHNEYSQAVDGIEKADILEIIDHHRLGAISTLKPVKFLNDPVGSISTIITNKFIEAGLEPTPSTAGVLLAGILSDTMVMRLSTTTPADIRAADYLAEIAGVDPAVFGAELIKKGMDLNSLPKDELLTRDMKRYNLFGKSVMVSQVMTSSFDFSQNHADEIRAELERLRTAFGVDCFFALFTNIFENASDLFAAGDDGCLSRLGLRDQPLRLEGVMSRKNDFIPKFGRMLRQA, encoded by the coding sequence ATGGGACAGAATAAGATCTACATCATCGGTCACAAGCAGCCCGACACCGACAGCATCTGTAGCGTCATCGGTTACGCGGAGTTACTCAACCACACTGAACCGGGGAAGTACATCCCCGCCCGTTGCGGGGAGGTGGGGCCGGAAGCGCGGTTTGCTCTCGAGACGTTCAACGTTGAGCCGCCAGTCTACATAGCAAGCGTCGAGCCCACCGTCTCGGACATCCCGCTCGATACCCGGTGCGCCCGCCAGGATCTCCCGGCGATCGATGTGGCTGCCATGATGGATACTTACGATATGCGCAACATGCCGATCACGGACGATATAGGAAGACTGGTCGGTCTGGTCAGCGAGTATGGTCTTGCACGGGCCTACGTCCGGAAGAACCCGAAAGAACAACTCTCACTGATCCCGATGCCGCTTGAGACCATCGCACGTATCCTGGATGCGCGGGTGGTCGTCCAGGCGCGCGAGATGCTCGGGGAAGGCCGGGTCTACACCGTCATCGACGCCCTGCACGTCACCCTCTCCCGGATGACTCCAGACGATATCGCGATCGTCGGGGACAACGAGCCCGCCCAGCTTGCGCTGATATCGGCAGGGGTTGCCGCGCTCATAATCGCCGAAGGGGCGCCGGTGGGTGAACGGGTTATTGAGGCCGCCAGGTCGCGGGGGACATCAGTCTTCGCGACAACGCTTGACGCTTTCAGCGTCGGCAAGATGATCAGCCTCTCGCTTCCCGCGCGCATGATCATGGAGACTGACGTTCCCACGGTGCGGCTTGAAGACTCACTTGATTACGCAAAGGATGTCGTCTCGAACTCCAAGTTCAGGACGGCCTGTGTCGTGGGGGAAGATGGAGAGCACATAGGACTCGTGTCGCGGACGACGTTGATGCAGGATGTCCAGAAGTCGGTGATCCTGCTCGACCACAACGAGTATTCCCAGGCCGTAGATGGGATTGAGAAGGCGGACATCCTTGAGATCATAGATCACCACCGTCTCGGTGCGATCTCCACCTTAAAGCCAGTGAAGTTCCTCAACGATCCGGTGGGGTCGATCTCGACCATCATCACGAACAAGTTTATCGAGGCTGGATTGGAGCCCACACCGTCAACCGCCGGTGTCCTGCTTGCAGGAATCCTCTCGGACACAATGGTGATGAGGCTCTCAACCACAACCCCTGCGGATATAAGAGCAGCTGACTACCTTGCGGAGATCGCAGGGGTTGATCCTGCCGTTTTCGGCGCTGAACTTATCAAGAAGGGTATGGATCTCAACTCACTCCCGAAAGATGAACTCCTCACGCGGGACATGAAGCGCTACAACCTCTTCGGGAAGAGCGTCATGGTCTCGCAGGTGATGACATCATCCTTCGATTTCTCACAGAACCATGCAGATGAGATCCGTGCTGAACTTGAGCGCCTGAGAACGGCGTTTGGAGTCGACTGCTTCTTCGCCCTTTTTACAAACATCTTTGAGAACGCAAGCGATCTCTTTGCCGCCGGCGATGATGGCTGTCTCTCCAGACTGGGACTGCGCGACCAACCCCTCAGGCTCGAGGGTGTCATGTCCCGGAAAAACGATTTCATCCCGAAATTCGGGCGGATGCTCCGGCAGGCCTAG
- a CDS encoding phosphatase PAP2 family protein: protein MPDIQIELIQALQTGAAWLEAPMKVFSLFGHPGFFLIVILFLYWCRNPRLGLRLALLMGVTVGLNLALKAAFHLPRPYWVGQGVLALENSPSFGFPSAHAQCSATFWGLIAIDRRRRWFSIFAVAMVVLIGVSRLYLGVHFPADVLAGWAIGAAVLLGFLVLEGAVGRRVGAMPLHRQVFAAFAGSLALLAASLLAIMAAGDWQVPLAWATAALENSGVPIHPLSLHEAVMTSGLFFGFAAGAAGLSCQERTPDRGSGSTCLFRFIAGLAVAGAIWYGFGILIPHDALPATYFQATVAAAWVSCGAPILFTRPKPGANDRKRKA, encoded by the coding sequence ATGCCCGATATCCAGATCGAACTTATCCAGGCCCTCCAGACGGGGGCGGCATGGCTTGAGGCTCCGATGAAGGTCTTCTCCCTCTTCGGACACCCGGGGTTCTTCCTTATCGTCATCCTCTTCCTCTACTGGTGCCGGAACCCCCGTCTCGGACTCCGTCTTGCGCTCCTCATGGGGGTAACCGTCGGGCTCAACCTGGCGCTCAAGGCCGCGTTCCATCTCCCCCGCCCATACTGGGTCGGCCAGGGTGTTCTGGCGCTCGAAAACAGCCCGTCGTTTGGGTTTCCATCGGCGCACGCCCAGTGCTCGGCAACGTTCTGGGGGCTGATCGCCATTGACAGGCGGCGCAGATGGTTCTCAATCTTCGCCGTCGCCATGGTGGTTCTCATCGGCGTATCACGACTATATCTTGGCGTCCATTTCCCCGCCGACGTTCTCGCAGGCTGGGCGATCGGCGCCGCCGTCCTCCTCGGCTTCCTTGTTCTGGAGGGGGCCGTTGGCCGCCGGGTTGGCGCCATGCCGCTGCACCGGCAGGTGTTCGCCGCATTTGCGGGCTCGCTTGCCCTGCTGGCAGCCTCTCTTCTCGCCATAATGGCTGCCGGGGACTGGCAGGTTCCTCTTGCCTGGGCGACGGCGGCGCTTGAGAACTCAGGGGTGCCGATACATCCACTCTCACTGCATGAAGCCGTGATGACATCCGGGCTCTTCTTCGGGTTTGCGGCAGGTGCAGCGGGGTTGAGCTGTCAGGAGAGGACGCCAGACAGAGGGAGTGGTTCGACCTGCCTCTTTCGCTTCATCGCGGGTCTCGCGGTGGCCGGGGCGATCTGGTATGGGTTCGGGATCCTCATTCCGCATGACGCTCTGCCTGCAACCTACTTCCAGGCAACCGTTGCCGCTGCCTGGGTATCCTGCGGTGCCCCGATTCTCTTTACCCGCCCAAAACCGGGCGCAAATGACCGGAAAAGAAAGGCTTGA
- a CDS encoding NfeD family protein, which yields MLLEGMTLGWIMIVLGAVLLLIEVSQPGFFLAVPATVLFILGVLLLLGVDILTSPWGLVIGIIAAILAAIVTIWLYGRITPAGKPPTTLSRDSLVGLEGVVVREVDDETLAGKVQIGSMEWSARSESGRIPAGQRVVVLRAEGVHIVVKEVA from the coding sequence ATGCTTCTTGAGGGGATGACACTGGGCTGGATCATGATCGTGCTCGGGGCGGTGCTGCTCCTGATTGAGGTCTCCCAGCCGGGGTTCTTCCTCGCCGTCCCTGCAACTGTCCTCTTCATCCTGGGGGTTCTTCTCCTGCTCGGAGTGGATATCCTGACCTCTCCATGGGGGCTGGTCATCGGGATAATTGCGGCGATCCTTGCAGCTATTGTCACCATCTGGCTTTATGGCCGTATCACCCCGGCCGGAAAACCTCCGACAACGCTCTCTCGCGACTCGCTTGTCGGTCTTGAAGGGGTGGTGGTCAGGGAGGTCGATGACGAGACGCTCGCCGGGAAGGTGCAGATAGGAAGCATGGAGTGGAGTGCGCGTTCAGAATCCGGTCGTATCCCGGCGGGGCAAAGGGTTGTTGTTCTCCGGGCCGAGGGCGTGCATATCGTTGTGAAGGAGGTGGCCTGA
- a CDS encoding SPFH domain-containing protein produces the protein MALLESAPWTGLITIFLIIVIVIIFASGVVIVQPYEQGLQIRLGQYIGRLNPGFRWVVPLITTVRKLDLRTEVMDVPRQEVITKDNSPTNVDAIVYVRVIDPEKAFFEVMNYRSATVALAQTSLRGIIGDMELDEVLYNRDIINARLRDILDRETDAWGVKVERVEIKEVDPVGPVKQAMTEQTAAERERRAAILRADGEKRAAILRAEGNRQSIILEAEGERQSKILRAEGERLSRILQAQGEAQGLRILSVGARPLDKRAITVLSLDALKQMADGQATKIIFPFELSSVVKQAADYLGATAEAPEVPEGGDLPPEDILGEIPGRDVVRTAEEAVKSIETDIDVEMQKKSGDLIGRGEREDQ, from the coding sequence GTGGCATTGCTAGAGAGCGCCCCCTGGACGGGGCTGATCACCATATTCCTGATCATCGTCATCGTCATCATTTTTGCCAGCGGTGTGGTGATAGTGCAGCCTTACGAGCAGGGTCTCCAGATTCGTCTGGGGCAGTACATAGGGAGACTGAACCCGGGGTTCAGGTGGGTTGTGCCGCTGATCACGACGGTCAGGAAACTCGATCTCCGGACAGAGGTGATGGACGTCCCGCGGCAGGAGGTGATCACAAAGGACAACTCCCCGACAAACGTGGACGCGATCGTCTATGTCCGGGTGATCGACCCCGAAAAGGCCTTCTTCGAGGTGATGAACTACCGCTCTGCGACGGTGGCGCTGGCGCAGACAAGCCTGCGCGGGATCATAGGCGACATGGAACTCGACGAGGTCCTCTACAACCGTGATATCATCAACGCACGTCTCCGGGACATCCTTGACCGGGAGACGGACGCCTGGGGTGTCAAGGTCGAGCGGGTTGAGATCAAGGAGGTCGACCCGGTCGGACCGGTCAAGCAGGCGATGACCGAGCAGACCGCGGCCGAGCGTGAACGCCGGGCCGCGATCCTCCGTGCAGACGGAGAGAAGCGGGCGGCGATCCTTCGGGCGGAAGGCAATCGGCAGAGCATCATCCTCGAGGCTGAGGGCGAGCGGCAGAGCAAGATCCTGCGGGCCGAGGGCGAACGCCTCTCCAGGATCCTGCAGGCGCAGGGCGAGGCGCAGGGGCTGCGCATCCTATCGGTAGGCGCCAGGCCGCTTGACAAACGGGCGATCACGGTGCTCTCGCTCGATGCCCTCAAACAGATGGCTGATGGTCAGGCGACAAAGATAATCTTCCCATTTGAGTTGTCGAGCGTCGTCAAACAGGCCGCGGATTACCTTGGCGCAACGGCCGAGGCGCCCGAAGTTCCGGAAGGAGGAGACCTGCCCCCGGAGGATATCCTCGGGGAGATCCCGGGACGGGACGTGGTCAGAACTGCGGAGGAGGCGGTAAAGAGCATCGAGACCGATATCGACGTGGAGATGCAGAAGAAGTCGGGAGACCTGATCGGTCGGGGGGAGAGAGAGGATCAGTAA
- a CDS encoding site-2 protease family protein yields MTWIQMLLLIVVAYLAIALYIRKRGLFKEHVMFFGPILAIKTERVEFFDWFRKFAAPLRAYATLGVVMVVVVSVFMTLALILTVPQYLVHTPEPTGIYDPRNLLAIPGLNQAIPITAAVILGLLLTIVIHEFGHAILARIEDMRVRSMGLLIAVVPIGAFVEPDEEDVERARGMPKIRMFGAGITNNIVFGLLCFAVMFLLIGMATPLPIPLVQGVYQDYPAAEAGIQGYSVITEINGIPVKTQEEIAAIMEGTRPGDTVTLTAVKDGVESTCTLTLAEWPEVLGDDRDSGFMGVYYYSAPAVKERLDMIADLGLLAPLYLTIVPIDAFIQGNTMQLAILLADTPERMAWEEPFPLFWGLVHLLFWTGWFNLLVGMFNAIPIVPLDGGYMMKEGVERLFERLGWSQQYAQRVVASISGFVTVMLILLITMPLIGAAVRSVLAMG; encoded by the coding sequence ATGACCTGGATCCAGATGCTCCTGCTCATCGTTGTGGCATACCTGGCGATAGCCCTCTACATCCGGAAGCGGGGGCTATTCAAGGAGCACGTCATGTTCTTTGGCCCGATCCTGGCCATCAAGACCGAGAGGGTCGAGTTCTTCGACTGGTTCCGGAAGTTTGCGGCACCGCTCAGGGCCTACGCCACCCTGGGTGTCGTGATGGTTGTCGTGGTCTCGGTCTTCATGACGCTTGCCCTCATCCTCACCGTCCCTCAGTACCTGGTGCATACCCCTGAACCTACAGGGATCTACGACCCCCGCAACCTCCTTGCGATACCCGGTCTCAACCAGGCGATCCCGATCACAGCGGCCGTCATCCTGGGTCTCCTCCTCACGATCGTCATCCATGAGTTCGGGCATGCGATCCTTGCCCGGATCGAGGATATGCGGGTGCGGAGCATGGGTCTCCTCATAGCCGTCGTCCCGATAGGGGCGTTTGTCGAGCCCGACGAGGAGGATGTTGAGAGAGCCCGGGGGATGCCCAAGATCCGGATGTTCGGCGCCGGGATCACGAATAACATAGTCTTCGGCCTTCTCTGCTTTGCAGTGATGTTCCTTCTCATCGGGATGGCGACACCGCTCCCGATACCCCTGGTGCAGGGGGTCTACCAGGACTACCCTGCGGCAGAGGCCGGGATCCAGGGCTACTCGGTCATCACGGAGATAAACGGCATCCCCGTGAAGACCCAGGAAGAGATAGCCGCGATCATGGAGGGAACGCGGCCGGGGGATACCGTTACCCTGACGGCCGTAAAAGACGGGGTTGAGAGCACCTGCACCCTCACCCTGGCTGAATGGCCGGAGGTGCTCGGTGATGACCGGGACTCCGGGTTCATGGGGGTCTACTACTACAGTGCTCCTGCAGTGAAAGAGCGTCTTGACATGATCGCGGATCTCGGGCTGCTTGCACCTCTCTACCTGACTATAGTCCCGATCGACGCTTTCATCCAGGGCAACACGATGCAGCTTGCCATCCTGCTTGCAGACACCCCCGAACGGATGGCCTGGGAGGAACCGTTCCCCCTCTTCTGGGGGCTGGTCCACCTCCTCTTCTGGACAGGCTGGTTCAACCTGCTTGTCGGGATGTTCAACGCCATACCGATCGTCCCGCTCGACGGCGGTTACATGATGAAGGAGGGGGTCGAGCGGCTCTTCGAGCGTCTGGGCTGGTCCCAGCAGTACGCTCAACGTGTTGTCGCCTCGATCAGCGGGTTCGTCACGGTGATGCTGATCCTACTCATCACGATGCCGCTGATCGGCGCTGCGGTGCGCTCGGTGCTGGCGATGGGGTAG
- the rnhB gene encoding ribonuclease HII: MICGVDEAGKGSVLGPMVVAAVGCQRVEDLADLPIRDSKALRPRQREALYDLLTRQFSIAIVSIDAPGIDEARSRMSMNTCVAELHADVIRRLRPDCAYVDACDVNADRYGRTVAALLDFPCDVVAEHRADARCIIVGAASIVAKVTRDRAIEELEERYGKIGSGYPSDPATVEFLRGYIRDHGTPPPCARRTWKTVANLSQRTILDFS; this comes from the coding sequence GTGATCTGCGGGGTTGATGAAGCGGGAAAAGGTTCGGTTCTCGGGCCGATGGTGGTCGCGGCCGTGGGATGTCAGCGAGTCGAGGACCTTGCAGACCTCCCCATCCGGGATTCCAAGGCCCTCCGGCCCCGGCAGCGTGAGGCGCTGTATGATCTCCTGACCCGGCAATTCTCGATTGCCATCGTCAGTATCGATGCCCCCGGTATCGATGAGGCCCGGAGCCGGATGAGCATGAACACATGCGTGGCCGAACTCCATGCCGATGTTATACGGAGGCTCCGCCCGGATTGCGCCTACGTGGATGCCTGTGATGTCAACGCTGACCGATACGGGCGGACGGTGGCCGCGCTCCTGGACTTCCCCTGTGATGTCGTCGCCGAACACCGGGCGGATGCCCGTTGCATCATAGTCGGCGCGGCCAGCATAGTCGCAAAGGTCACCCGTGACCGCGCAATAGAGGAGCTTGAGGAGCGGTACGGGAAAATCGGGAGCGGCTACCCCTCAGACCCCGCAACCGTCGAGTTTCTCCGCGGCTACATCCGTGATCACGGGACCCCGCCGCCCTGCGCCCGCAGGACATGGAAGACAGTCGCAAACCTCTCCCAGAGAACGATCCTGGACTTTTCGTGA
- a CDS encoding potassium channel family protein has product MYTIIVGLGGIGRSLTAIAVNAGDSVVVIDQNEERASDVLEHYDVLAIIGNATDKSVLEDAGIDRADALVATTSDDAVNLMTCWLAKRYNVRNVVSIVNQKEHSDLFKEVGVRISENPDELVATRLYYWTKSPNLQQVASIPGGTIFEIVAEEGAPIVDHEIRELDVRDFVFIAIRRAGGDLIIPSGTVRIRPGDVITVFTKKEAEAETLKTLNKQLTRSG; this is encoded by the coding sequence ATGTATACGATCATCGTCGGCCTGGGTGGCATCGGCCGGAGCCTGACCGCGATCGCTGTCAACGCCGGTGATTCGGTGGTGGTGATCGACCAGAACGAAGAACGTGCAAGCGATGTCCTGGAACACTACGATGTCCTTGCGATCATCGGGAACGCGACAGACAAATCGGTGCTCGAGGACGCGGGGATCGACCGTGCCGACGCCCTGGTCGCCACAACGAGCGATGACGCCGTGAACCTTATGACCTGCTGGCTTGCAAAACGCTACAACGTCAGGAACGTCGTCTCGATCGTAAACCAGAAGGAGCATTCCGATCTCTTCAAGGAGGTCGGCGTCAGGATCAGCGAGAACCCCGACGAACTGGTGGCGACACGGTTATACTACTGGACAAAGAGCCCGAACCTCCAGCAGGTAGCCTCGATCCCTGGCGGCACCATATTTGAGATAGTCGCCGAGGAGGGGGCGCCAATAGTCGATCACGAGATCCGTGAACTCGATGTTCGGGACTTTGTCTTCATCGCCATCAGGCGTGCCGGAGGGGATCTCATCATCCCGAGCGGCACCGTCCGTATCCGTCCGGGGGATGTCATAACGGTGTTTACGAAAAAAGAGGCGGAGGCGGAGACCCTAAAGACCCTCAATAAACAACTGACGCGCTCAGGATAG
- a CDS encoding NAD(P)/FAD-dependent oxidoreductase, whose protein sequence is MKSKYDILVIGGGPAGALAAKTAAEAGNSVCLIEKRPAIGTPVRCAEGIGKDLLKEYVKPDPCWISADIERARIIAPNGTTISLEQDKAGNEVGYVLDRKIFDRELVWQAAEAGADVFVKTRATAPIMENGAVRGANVISIGTPAEIRADVVIAADGVEARFARRAGLETTVPLREMMSCAQYLMTDIDIDAGSTDFYLGNAIAPEGYLWIFPKGERTANVGIGISGRRSRDGSRAKDYLDRFVAKNFPDGKMIEAIVGGVPVCRPLECTVADGLMVVGDAARVVDPITGGGIGNALFTGRLAGQVASDCIAAGDCSKEALMAYDTGWRNSKMGASIERNYRIKEYFVTLDDAKLNTLADSIASASLKEFSVRAIIKELIKRNPKMILELKALRDALS, encoded by the coding sequence ATGAAGAGTAAATACGATATCCTCGTCATAGGGGGCGGGCCTGCAGGGGCTCTCGCGGCGAAGACGGCAGCGGAGGCCGGGAACTCGGTCTGCCTCATCGAGAAACGTCCCGCAATCGGCACCCCTGTTCGCTGTGCGGAAGGGATAGGCAAAGATCTCCTGAAAGAGTATGTAAAACCCGACCCCTGCTGGATATCCGCCGATATAGAGCGCGCCAGGATAATCGCCCCCAACGGAACAACAATCAGCCTCGAACAGGATAAAGCCGGAAACGAGGTTGGTTACGTCCTCGACCGCAAGATATTCGACCGGGAACTCGTCTGGCAGGCGGCCGAGGCCGGTGCGGACGTCTTCGTCAAGACACGGGCAACCGCGCCTATCATGGAGAACGGCGCAGTCCGTGGCGCAAATGTCATCTCGATCGGCACTCCGGCAGAGATCCGGGCTGATGTGGTCATCGCCGCCGACGGCGTCGAGGCACGGTTCGCGCGCAGGGCCGGACTCGAGACCACCGTACCTCTCCGGGAGATGATGAGCTGCGCCCAGTATCTTATGACCGATATAGATATCGACGCCGGTTCAACGGACTTCTACCTTGGCAACGCGATCGCGCCCGAAGGCTACCTCTGGATCTTCCCGAAGGGTGAGAGAACGGCAAACGTCGGGATCGGCATCTCCGGCCGCAGGAGCCGGGATGGATCGAGGGCGAAGGACTACCTTGACCGGTTCGTCGCAAAGAACTTCCCCGACGGGAAGATGATCGAGGCGATCGTCGGCGGCGTCCCCGTCTGCCGGCCGCTTGAGTGCACGGTCGCCGACGGGCTCATGGTCGTCGGGGACGCGGCCAGGGTGGTCGATCCCATCACCGGCGGCGGGATAGGCAACGCCCTCTTCACCGGGAGGCTTGCCGGCCAGGTCGCATCAGACTGCATAGCCGCGGGCGACTGTTCGAAGGAAGCGCTGATGGCATACGACACGGGATGGCGCAACTCAAAGATGGGCGCATCGATTGAGAGAAACTACAGGATAAAAGAGTATTTTGTCACCCTTGACGATGCAAAACTCAACACCCTGGCGGACTCGATCGCCAGCGCGAGTCTCAAAGAGTTCTCTGTACGGGCCATCATCAAAGAACTGATCAAGCGCAACCCGAAGATGATCCTTGAGCTGAAAGCGCTCAGGGATGCCCTATCCTGA
- a CDS encoding 4Fe-4S binding protein codes for MLRINRDKCGYCGTCVAVCPEDALELIDAYLSLEGECIACGICARACPLGALEVSNEE; via the coding sequence ATGCTCAGGATAAACCGAGACAAGTGTGGATACTGCGGCACCTGCGTCGCAGTCTGCCCCGAGGATGCGCTTGAGCTGATCGACGCCTACCTCAGCCTGGAGGGTGAGTGCATAGCCTGCGGTATCTGCGCCAGGGCGTGCCCGCTCGGAGCACTGGAGGTCAGCAATGAAGAGTAA
- a CDS encoding RNA-guided endonuclease InsQ/TnpB family protein — protein sequence MIVSYKYRAYPDATVETRLNTALDTCRWLYNKLLEECNTAREGGISPTMRGTQARIVTLKEENPALKDVYSKVLQMVNYTLWSNIAALSQTKKRGRKIGKLRFKSAARYRTLNYNQSGFKIDREHSSITFSKIGTIPFNMHRPYTGKVKGVLITRSGDRWYVIIQTEQEVYKSKREGQSVGIDVGLNSFAVDSDGAVIENPRFYEHSLGRIKKIQRSLARKQRFSKNWKKAKRKLEKVYDHVTNQKNDFLHKLSRQYVDTYATICVEDLNIKYLKENGKSRGLRRSIHSASWERFYSYLSYKAESAGTELVKVDPRDTTQMCSNCGSIVKKTLSERVHECPYCGFVADRDYNAAVNIHRVGMEQPFEPVEPRPLHHISVVQVLAMKQEPPPEGRGSSLSTNFSG from the coding sequence ATGATCGTTTCCTACAAGTACCGGGCGTATCCAGACGCAACCGTGGAAACACGGCTGAACACTGCACTTGATACCTGTAGATGGCTCTACAACAAACTTCTCGAAGAATGCAACACGGCACGAGAGGGTGGGATCTCTCCGACGATGCGGGGAACGCAGGCGCGGATCGTCACGCTGAAAGAGGAGAATCCTGCACTCAAGGACGTGTACTCTAAAGTGCTCCAGATGGTCAACTATACCCTCTGGAGCAACATCGCTGCACTCTCGCAGACAAAGAAGAGAGGACGGAAGATCGGCAAACTCCGATTCAAGAGTGCAGCCCGATACCGGACGCTCAATTATAATCAGTCGGGTTTCAAGATCGATCGCGAGCATAGTTCGATTACGTTCTCGAAGATCGGAACGATTCCGTTCAACATGCACCGACCCTACACCGGGAAGGTGAAGGGTGTCCTGATCACCCGTTCCGGCGATAGATGGTATGTGATCATTCAGACAGAGCAGGAGGTCTACAAGTCAAAGCGTGAAGGGCAGTCTGTCGGTATCGATGTCGGTCTGAACTCGTTTGCGGTCGATAGTGACGGTGCAGTGATCGAGAACCCCAGGTTCTATGAACATTCTCTGGGCAGGATCAAGAAGATCCAGCGGAGTCTTGCCCGGAAACAACGGTTCTCGAAAAACTGGAAGAAGGCAAAAAGGAAACTGGAGAAGGTCTATGATCATGTCACCAACCAGAAGAACGATTTCCTGCACAAACTCTCCCGTCAGTACGTTGACACCTATGCGACGATCTGTGTTGAAGACCTGAATATCAAGTATTTGAAAGAGAACGGCAAATCTCGCGGGCTCCGGAGAAGTATCCACAGTGCGTCGTGGGAACGATTTTATTCTTACCTCTCGTACAAGGCTGAAAGTGCTGGTACGGAACTCGTCAAAGTCGATCCCCGCGACACGACACAGATGTGTTCGAACTGTGGAAGCATCGTGAAAAAGACGCTCTCCGAGAGAGTCCACGAATGCCCATACTGTGGGTTTGTTGCCGATAGAGATTACAATGCTGCGGTAAATATCCACCGCGTGGGGATGGAACAGCCCTTTGAGCCTGTGGAGCCAAGACCTCTACATCACATCTCTGTGGTGCAAGTGTTGGCCATGAAGCAGGAACCCCCCCCTGAAGGGCGGGGTAGTTCACTTAGCACAAATTTCTCAGGATAA
- the cbiT gene encoding precorrin-6Y C5,15-methyltransferase (decarboxylating) subunit CbiT yields the protein MELRAGPTQDEVMAVSLAKLGIRPGDRVVDVGCGTGKVSIAASKTAETVYAIDRRAEAIACARQEAAAAGAGNIEFFEGDAVDVLPDLGRLDAAFVGGSRRLPEVLDTLARMVRGRIVVNAVMVGTLHEAIVSMQRLGIFIEAVHIQVSRSAGIAGGVMFKPLNPVYIIVGGAGCS from the coding sequence ATGGAACTGAGGGCCGGTCCTACACAGGACGAAGTCATGGCGGTCTCGCTTGCAAAACTCGGCATCCGGCCGGGCGACCGGGTGGTCGATGTGGGCTGCGGGACAGGAAAAGTTTCCATCGCTGCATCGAAGACGGCTGAAACTGTCTATGCGATCGACCGCCGGGCTGAGGCGATCGCCTGCGCCCGGCAGGAGGCCGCCGCCGCCGGCGCCGGGAATATTGAGTTCTTCGAGGGCGATGCGGTGGACGTCCTTCCTGATCTCGGGCGGCTCGACGCCGCATTTGTCGGCGGGTCGCGCCGCCTCCCGGAGGTGCTCGATACCCTGGCGCGGATGGTGCGGGGGAGGATCGTCGTGAACGCGGTTATGGTCGGGACGCTTCACGAGGCCATAGTTAGCATGCAGCGTCTCGGGATCTTTATCGAGGCCGTTCATATCCAGGTCTCTAGATCGGCCGGTATAGCCGGCGGGGTGATGTTCAAACCGCTGAACCCGGTCTACATCATCGTGGGGGGTGCGGGATGCTCGTAG
- a CDS encoding cobalt-factor II C(20)-methyltransferase — protein MLVGVGLGPGDPELLTLRAVRLLREAKAVFVPGKLACDLVRPYRADAVVLKFPMTNDEGYIRRCLEENADRIAPHAMEGLAVFGILGDPNFYSTFSRLAGVIAERHPGVSFATEPGVSSITAFASVANVPVSGRVLVSDGNGEESRVIMKVRRPAALAADLREEGFSEFVLVERMFMPEERVYRGDELPEESDYFSILFARRSHE, from the coding sequence ATGCTCGTAGGCGTGGGGCTCGGCCCGGGCGACCCGGAACTCCTGACTCTGCGGGCGGTCAGGCTCCTTCGAGAGGCAAAAGCCGTGTTTGTCCCGGGCAAACTGGCCTGCGACCTGGTCAGGCCGTACCGGGCCGATGCGGTCGTCCTTAAATTCCCTATGACGAACGATGAGGGCTACATCCGGAGGTGTCTTGAGGAGAACGCCGACCGGATTGCGCCTCACGCCATGGAGGGGCTTGCGGTATTCGGGATCCTTGGCGACCCGAACTTCTACTCGACATTCTCCCGGCTCGCCGGGGTGATCGCAGAGCGCCACCCGGGAGTCTCGTTTGCGACCGAACCCGGGGTCAGTTCCATCACGGCGTTTGCATCGGTGGCAAACGTCCCGGTCTCCGGGCGGGTTCTGGTCTCTGACGGGAACGGAGAGGAGTCAAGGGTCATCATGAAGGTCCGGCGGCCGGCGGCGCTTGCGGCTGACCTGAGAGAGGAGGGGTTCTCGGAGTTTGTGCTGGTGGAACGGATGTTCATGCCGGAAGAACGGGTCTACCGCGGGGACGAACTTCCCGAGGAGAGCGACTACTTCTCGATCCTCTTTGCGAGGCGGTCGCATGAATAA